The following proteins are encoded in a genomic region of Streptomyces sp. NBC_01723:
- a CDS encoding response regulator transcription factor gives MQATATVLVYSDDSNTREQVRLATGRRPAPDVPVVEFVECATPAAVIKELDKGGIDVCVLDGEAVPMGGMGVCRQIKDEVFMCPPVLLLIARPQDAWLATWSRAEAAVTLPVEPVEFAGALAALLREKRLQGV, from the coding sequence ATGCAGGCGACCGCCACGGTGCTGGTCTACAGCGACGACTCCAACACCCGCGAACAGGTGCGGCTCGCGACCGGCCGCCGGCCGGCTCCGGACGTCCCCGTCGTCGAGTTCGTGGAGTGCGCCACCCCGGCCGCCGTGATCAAGGAGCTGGACAAGGGCGGGATCGACGTCTGCGTGCTGGACGGGGAGGCCGTTCCCATGGGCGGCATGGGGGTCTGCCGCCAGATCAAGGACGAGGTCTTCATGTGCCCGCCGGTGCTGCTGCTGATCGCGCGGCCGCAGGATGCGTGGCTGGCCACGTGGAGTCGGGCGGAGGCGGCTGTGACGCTGCCGGTGGAGCCGGTGGAGTTCGCGGGTGCGCTGGCCGCGCTGCTGCGGGAGAAGCGGCTCCAGGGCGTTTAG
- a CDS encoding L,D-transpeptidase, translated as MSDTVHFQARGRTVVGCTLLVMALATGVTACTDDDNPLSASPYDAAGQISFNGPKDAGKKADPDKPLEVVAEGADGRITDVTAMDASGRYVAGELSADGARWHSTSPLAANASYTVRVSTEDDDGAPGRKVLTFETGKPGAKKTLGITFGPKAGAYGVGQPVTAELSQPVKDKAQRAIVERALKVDSTPAVEGAWHWVDDKKLHYRPKEFWPAHATVQVRSTLEGIKVGDRMWGGAAKPLKITTDDRVVAVTDAAAHTLTVFQDGEEIKQIPVTTGKPGFDTRNGVKVVLGKEPFVRMRSTTVGIAEGSSESYDLPVHFATRVTWSGEYVHAAPWSVGSQGSANVSHGCVGMSTANAEWFFKAVQEGDLVEVVNSGGEMMEPFGNGFGDWNLDWNKWRTGSALTGGGGSASGTGEQARLRPESV; from the coding sequence ATGAGCGACACGGTTCACTTCCAGGCGCGGGGGCGTACGGTCGTCGGCTGCACCCTGCTGGTGATGGCCCTCGCCACGGGCGTCACCGCCTGCACGGACGACGACAACCCGCTGTCGGCCTCGCCCTACGACGCGGCCGGCCAGATCTCCTTCAACGGCCCCAAGGACGCCGGGAAGAAGGCCGACCCGGACAAACCCCTGGAGGTCGTCGCCGAGGGCGCCGACGGGCGCATCACGGACGTCACGGCCATGGACGCGTCCGGCCGCTACGTCGCCGGCGAGCTGTCCGCCGACGGCGCCCGCTGGCACAGCACCTCACCCCTGGCCGCCAACGCCAGCTACACGGTGCGGGTCAGCACCGAGGACGACGACGGGGCGCCCGGCCGCAAGGTGCTCACCTTCGAGACGGGCAAGCCCGGCGCCAAGAAGACCCTGGGCATCACCTTCGGGCCCAAGGCGGGCGCGTACGGGGTCGGCCAGCCCGTCACCGCGGAGCTGAGCCAGCCGGTCAAGGACAAGGCGCAGCGGGCCATAGTGGAGCGTGCGCTGAAGGTGGACTCGACGCCCGCGGTGGAGGGCGCCTGGCACTGGGTGGACGACAAGAAGCTCCACTACCGCCCGAAGGAGTTCTGGCCCGCGCACGCGACCGTTCAGGTGCGCAGCACCCTCGAAGGCATCAAGGTCGGCGACCGGATGTGGGGCGGCGCCGCCAAGCCCCTGAAGATCACCACGGACGACCGGGTGGTGGCCGTCACCGACGCCGCCGCACACACGCTGACGGTCTTCCAGGACGGCGAGGAGATCAAGCAGATCCCGGTCACCACCGGCAAGCCCGGCTTCGACACCCGCAACGGCGTCAAGGTCGTCCTCGGCAAGGAACCCTTCGTACGCATGCGCAGCACGACCGTGGGCATCGCCGAGGGCTCCTCGGAGTCGTACGACCTGCCGGTCCACTTCGCCACCCGCGTCACCTGGAGCGGCGAGTACGTGCACGCCGCCCCCTGGTCCGTCGGCTCCCAGGGCTCGGCCAACGTCAGTCACGGCTGCGTCGGCATGAGCACCGCCAACGCGGAGTGGTTCTTCAAGGCCGTCCAGGAGGGCGACCTCGTGGAGGTGGTCAACTCCGGCGGCGAGATGATGGAGCCGTTCGGCAACGGCTTCGGCGACTGGAACCTGGACTGGAACAAGTGGCGCACCGGCAGCGCCCTCACGGGCGGCGGGGGCAGCGCCTCCGGCACCGGAGAGCAGGCCCGGCTGCGACCTGAGAGCGTGTGA
- a CDS encoding cytochrome c oxidase subunit 4, with translation MKIQGKMFIWLSVFILVVAVVYGYWSKEPAGTTALFLAFGLSIMIGFYLAFTAKRVDVGAQDNKEADVADDAGEVGFFSPHSWQPLALGLGGALAFLGVAVGWWIMYFSAPVILVGLFGWVFEYYRGENRTQ, from the coding sequence GTGAAGATCCAGGGCAAGATGTTCATCTGGTTGAGCGTCTTCATCCTCGTCGTGGCGGTCGTCTACGGCTACTGGTCCAAGGAGCCGGCCGGCACCACGGCGCTCTTCCTGGCCTTCGGCCTGTCCATCATGATCGGCTTCTACCTGGCCTTCACGGCCAAGCGGGTCGACGTCGGTGCGCAGGACAACAAGGAGGCGGACGTCGCGGACGACGCCGGCGAGGTCGGGTTCTTCAGCCCGCACAGCTGGCAGCCGCTCGCGCTCGGTCTCGGCGGTGCGCTCGCCTTCCTGGGCGTGGCCGTCGGCTGGTGGATCATGTACTTCTCGGCACCGGTGATCCTGGTCGGCCTGTTCGGCTGGGTCTTCGAGTACTACCGCGGTGAGAACCGCACCCAGTAG
- the ctaD gene encoding aa3-type cytochrome oxidase subunit I: protein MSILNEPQGASAAEDSYENELPVRRKQPGNVVIKWLTTTDHKTIGTLYLVTSFAFFCIGGVMALFMRAELARPGLQIMSNEQFNQAFTMHGTIMLLMFATPLFAGFTNWIMPLQIGAPDVAFPRLNMFAYWLYLFGSTIAVGGFLTPQGAADFGWFAYSPLSDAVHSPGIGGDLWIMGLAFSGFGTILGAVNFITTIICMRAPGMTMFRMPIFTWNVLLTAVLVLLAFPVLAAALFALEADRKFGAHIFDSANGGALLWQHLFWFFGHPEVYIIALPFFGIVSEIIPVFSRKPIFGYTGLVAATIAIAGLSVTVWAHHMYVTGGVLLPFFSFMTFLIAVPTGVKFFNWIGTMWKGSLSFETPMLWSTGFLITFLFGGLTGVILASPPLDFHVSDSYFVVAHFHYVVFGTVVFAMFAGFHFWWPKFTGKLLDERLGKITFWTLFVGFHGTFLVQHWLGAEGMPRRYADYLAADGFTALNTISTISSFLLGASILPFFYNIWKTAKYGKPVEVDDPWGYGRSLEWATSCPPPRHNFLTLPRIRSESPAFDLHHPEISAIDQLENVGHGEKTLAGGKEAGK, encoded by the coding sequence TACGGCGCAAGCAGCCCGGCAACGTCGTGATCAAGTGGCTGACGACCACTGACCACAAGACGATCGGCACGCTGTATCTGGTGACGTCGTTCGCCTTCTTCTGCATCGGCGGCGTGATGGCGCTCTTCATGCGCGCCGAGCTGGCCCGGCCGGGTCTGCAGATCATGTCGAACGAGCAGTTCAACCAGGCGTTCACGATGCACGGCACGATCATGCTGCTGATGTTCGCGACGCCGCTGTTCGCCGGCTTCACGAACTGGATCATGCCGCTGCAGATCGGTGCGCCGGACGTGGCGTTCCCGCGGCTGAACATGTTCGCCTACTGGCTGTACCTGTTCGGCTCGACCATCGCGGTGGGCGGGTTCCTGACCCCGCAGGGCGCGGCCGACTTCGGCTGGTTCGCCTACTCCCCGCTGTCCGACGCGGTGCACTCGCCCGGCATCGGCGGCGACCTGTGGATCATGGGTCTGGCCTTCTCCGGCTTCGGCACCATCCTCGGCGCGGTCAACTTCATCACCACGATCATCTGCATGCGCGCGCCCGGCATGACGATGTTCCGGATGCCGATCTTCACCTGGAACGTGCTGCTCACCGCGGTGCTGGTCCTGCTGGCCTTCCCGGTGCTGGCCGCGGCCCTGTTCGCGCTGGAGGCGGACCGCAAGTTCGGTGCGCACATCTTCGACTCGGCCAACGGCGGGGCGCTGCTGTGGCAGCACCTGTTCTGGTTCTTCGGCCATCCCGAGGTGTACATCATCGCGCTGCCGTTCTTCGGCATCGTCAGTGAGATCATCCCGGTCTTCTCCCGCAAGCCGATCTTCGGTTACACGGGTCTGGTCGCGGCGACCATCGCGATCGCGGGTCTGTCGGTGACGGTGTGGGCGCACCACATGTACGTCACGGGCGGCGTGCTGTTGCCCTTCTTCTCCTTCATGACCTTCCTGATCGCGGTCCCGACCGGTGTGAAGTTCTTCAACTGGATCGGCACCATGTGGAAGGGCTCGCTGTCCTTCGAGACACCGATGCTGTGGTCCACCGGCTTCCTGATCACCTTCCTCTTCGGTGGTCTGACCGGTGTCATCCTGGCCTCGCCGCCGCTGGACTTCCACGTCTCGGACTCGTACTTCGTGGTGGCGCACTTCCACTACGTGGTGTTCGGCACGGTGGTGTTCGCGATGTTCGCGGGCTTCCACTTCTGGTGGCCGAAGTTCACCGGCAAGCTGCTCGACGAGCGCCTGGGCAAGATCACGTTCTGGACGCTCTTCGTCGGCTTCCACGGCACGTTCCTGGTCCAGCACTGGCTGGGCGCCGAGGGCATGCCGCGCCGGTACGCCGACTACCTGGCGGCCGACGGGTTCACCGCCCTGAACACGATCTCGACGATCAGCTCGTTCCTGCTCGGCGCGTCGATCCTGCCGTTCTTCTACAACATCTGGAAGACGGCCAAGTACGGCAAGCCGGTCGAGGTGGACGACCCGTGGGGCTACGGGCGTTCGCTGGAGTGGGCGACCTCCTGCCCGCCGCCGCGGCACAACTTCCTCACCCTGCCGCGCATCCGCAGCGAATCCCCGGCGTTCGACCTGCACCACCCCGAGATCTCGGCGATCGACCAGCTGGAGAACGTCGGTCACGGGGAGAAGACCCTCGCCGGCGGCAAGGAGGCCGGGAAGTGA